The following are encoded in a window of Sporosarcina luteola genomic DNA:
- a CDS encoding general stress protein has translation MQNHVIGIYENEQQVVEVVEDLLKKGYTTDEISVIAKNTNELPDIAQEVKPSIKDGAIAGAATGGAIGLAGVIAGLSTVLIPGFGAVLAAGPIITTIGGAVIGANSGAGGFKHALMEMGIKDDEAERYSKDVEDGKKLVFLHSIE, from the coding sequence ATGCAAAATCATGTTATTGGCATATACGAAAATGAACAACAAGTAGTTGAAGTCGTTGAGGATTTACTAAAGAAGGGATATACAACTGATGAAATTTCAGTGATTGCTAAAAACACAAACGAACTACCGGATATTGCACAGGAAGTGAAACCCTCCATTAAAGATGGAGCCATCGCTGGAGCTGCAACGGGAGGAGCAATTGGTTTAGCAGGAGTGATAGCGGGGTTATCCACTGTATTGATTCCCGGATTTGGTGCTGTGTTGGCCGCAGGTCCTATTATCACCACAATTGGAGGCGCAGTCATAGGGGCCAACTCGGGTGCTGGCGGATTTAAGCATGCACTTATGGAAATGGGAATCAAAGATGATGAAGCTGAACGCTATTCAAAAGATGTTGAGGACGGCAAAAAACTTGTGTTTCTTCATTCGATAGAGTGA
- a CDS encoding putative holin-like toxin, translated as MVTYEAIYMMFQFGIFLATVAATVVAMIALYTNRKK; from the coding sequence ATGGTGACATACGAAGCAATTTACATGATGTTCCAATTTGGAATATTTCTCGCAACAGTGGCAGCAACAGTTGTAGCGATGATTGCTCTATACACCAATAGAAAAAAGTAA
- a CDS encoding DUF2075 domain-containing protein produces the protein MIIYESTKEQFVGDVVNELLIDRLYNSYQKKIGRTSKAEIRSWENSLQKMSNVMQDDEIPKDASVAIEFNIPNTSKRVDFLIAGNDGKRDHVVIVELKQWEEVEKVTSRDAIVRTYLGKANRETTHPSYQAWSYAALIEDFNENVQEKEIQLQPCAYLHNYRKTEEDPLTDVHYQDHLEKAPVFTKGEIQKLRAFIKKYIRKGDQNHLIYQIENGKIRPSKSLQDALNNMLKGNEEFIMIDEQKVFFEEAFHKAIEAVKTDTKQVMIVEGGPGTGKSVLAINLLVKLIDQGLVTMYVTKNSAPRNIYSTKLKGDFKKSHIDNLFKSSGSFTEVDDNEFDVLIVDEAHRLNEKSGMFRNKGENQVKELIKGSKFTIFFIDENQKVTLSDIGSVDMINYYAEQYNAEVIPCELTSQFRCDGSDGYIAWLDDVLQIRNTANKNDLGMDYDIRLYDDPNDLLAEIERLNERNNKSRVMAGYCWEWPKENRQDVDHHDISIPEHDFGISWNIENTWAIENSSVREAGCIHTAQGLEFDYVGVIIGNDMRFENGQIITDFTKRAKTDQSLRGIKGIAKEDPEKAHALADPIIRNTYRTLMTRGQKGCFVFCTDSALQDYLKERLERVTLYRKEREETLYLVDEEESYGTQDRK, from the coding sequence ATGATCATATATGAATCTACAAAAGAGCAATTTGTAGGGGACGTTGTCAATGAATTGCTCATTGACCGTCTCTACAATTCCTATCAGAAGAAAATAGGGCGAACATCTAAGGCCGAAATTCGTTCGTGGGAGAACTCTTTACAAAAGATGTCGAATGTCATGCAGGACGACGAAATTCCAAAAGACGCTTCAGTTGCGATTGAGTTTAATATCCCTAACACCTCTAAACGAGTGGACTTTTTAATTGCCGGCAATGATGGCAAGCGAGATCATGTTGTCATTGTGGAGTTGAAGCAATGGGAAGAAGTCGAAAAAGTCACCTCTAGGGATGCGATTGTAAGAACGTATTTAGGTAAAGCCAACCGTGAGACGACTCATCCTTCCTATCAAGCGTGGTCGTATGCCGCCCTCATTGAGGACTTTAACGAAAATGTGCAAGAAAAAGAAATTCAGTTGCAGCCTTGCGCGTATTTACACAACTATAGGAAAACCGAGGAAGATCCTTTGACAGATGTTCATTACCAAGACCATCTCGAAAAGGCTCCTGTTTTTACAAAGGGCGAAATACAAAAACTTCGCGCATTCATTAAGAAGTACATTCGAAAAGGTGACCAGAATCACCTGATATATCAAATTGAAAATGGGAAAATCCGACCTTCAAAATCATTGCAAGATGCGTTGAACAACATGCTGAAAGGCAATGAAGAGTTCATCATGATTGATGAGCAAAAAGTATTCTTTGAAGAGGCATTTCATAAAGCAATAGAAGCCGTTAAAACGGATACTAAACAAGTGATGATCGTGGAAGGGGGCCCTGGCACCGGTAAATCGGTGTTGGCTATTAATTTATTAGTAAAACTAATCGACCAAGGGCTTGTCACGATGTATGTAACAAAGAACTCAGCCCCGCGGAACATTTACTCCACCAAGCTCAAGGGCGATTTCAAGAAATCCCATATCGATAATCTATTCAAAAGCTCCGGCAGCTTTACAGAAGTGGATGATAATGAATTTGATGTGCTGATTGTGGATGAAGCGCATCGTCTAAACGAAAAATCCGGTATGTTCCGTAACAAAGGTGAAAACCAAGTAAAGGAATTAATCAAAGGATCAAAGTTCACCATCTTTTTCATTGATGAAAATCAAAAGGTCACATTGAGTGATATCGGCAGTGTCGACATGATTAATTATTATGCGGAACAATACAATGCTGAAGTAATTCCATGTGAACTTACATCTCAGTTCCGATGCGACGGATCTGACGGTTATATCGCGTGGCTAGATGATGTGCTGCAAATTAGAAATACGGCAAATAAGAATGACTTGGGAATGGATTACGATATTAGACTATACGATGATCCGAATGACCTGCTTGCTGAAATTGAGAGATTGAATGAACGAAACAATAAATCCCGTGTGATGGCGGGGTATTGTTGGGAATGGCCAAAGGAAAATCGGCAGGACGTGGACCACCATGATATCTCTATACCTGAGCACGATTTCGGAATCAGTTGGAACATCGAAAACACATGGGCGATTGAAAACTCCTCTGTTAGAGAAGCCGGCTGCATCCATACTGCACAGGGATTGGAGTTCGACTATGTCGGGGTAATTATAGGTAACGACATGCGTTTTGAGAACGGACAAATTATTACGGATTTCACAAAGCGTGCAAAGACCGATCAGTCCTTAAGGGGAATTAAAGGAATTGCAAAAGAAGACCCGGAAAAAGCACATGCATTGGCGGATCCCATCATTAGAAATACATATAGGACGTTAATGACTCGTGGGCAGAAGGGATGTTTTGTGTTTTGTACGGATTCGGCATTGCAGGATTATTTGAAGGAAAGGTTAGAGAGGGTTACTTTGTATCGGAAGGAGAGAGAGGAGACGTTGTATTTGGTGGATGAGGAGGAGAGTTATGGGACTCAAGATCGAAAATAG
- a CDS encoding VCBS repeat-containing protein has protein sequence MNNSVVSAAMGYPGVVAFVSGDVTGDTVIDQIYLTGSKTADSPFIQNITLHVRDGRTGITTMIPLHNNVGYNPTLFLGDFTGDGVDQIVIGIATGGSGGIINYYIVSFAGNMARILFDSDVYNNQFHYEVTYQDNYKVEVVSRPNDERYIIDISLRGADYLNEIYDRDGKLKSPITGFVDPLSGLYPVDFDANGVYELLAYQKISGRYHGDGLGYILNTLGWSNNGFVLQEQYLAIYGAQV, from the coding sequence ATGAATAATTCAGTTGTTTCAGCTGCTATGGGCTATCCAGGTGTTGTGGCGTTTGTTAGTGGAGATGTAACGGGTGATACAGTGATCGATCAAATCTATCTCACTGGCTCAAAAACGGCTGATAGTCCATTTATCCAAAATATAACGCTTCACGTTAGGGACGGTAGAACAGGAATAACGACAATGATTCCGCTTCATAACAATGTTGGCTATAACCCGACACTGTTCTTGGGAGATTTCACAGGGGATGGCGTAGATCAGATCGTAATAGGTATTGCTACGGGCGGCAGTGGTGGAATTATAAACTATTACATTGTTTCCTTTGCCGGGAATATGGCGAGAATCCTTTTTGATTCTGATGTTTATAATAATCAATTCCACTATGAGGTCACGTATCAAGACAATTATAAGGTTGAAGTTGTTAGCAGACCGAATGACGAGAGATATATTATTGATATATCACTCAGAGGAGCGGACTATTTAAATGAAATATATGATAGGGATGGCAAGCTGAAAAGCCCGATTACCGGATTTGTGGATCCATTAAGCGGCTTATATCCAGTTGATTTTGATGCCAACGGAGTCTACGAACTGTTAGCTTATCAAAAAATATCCGGAAGATATCATGGGGATGGATTAGGTTATATTCTGAATACACTTGGATGGAGTAATAATGGATTTGTATTGCAGGAACAGTATTTAGCTATATATGGTGCGCAGGTGTAG